In a genomic window of Thiosocius teredinicola:
- a CDS encoding carbohydrate kinase family protein, with protein sequence MSALICGSMAFDTIMVFQDQFKNHILPDQVHILNVSFLVPEMRRNFGGCAGNIAYNLKLLGGDGLPMGTVGVDFAPYAAWLDQHEIRRDALQEVADSYTAQAYITTDQDDNQITAFHPGAMNFAHQNRVADIAGVTIGMVSPDGRQGMIEHAEQFAAAGIPFIFDPGQGMPMFDGDDLNRFVSQASWLAFNDYEAKLMTERTGKSPQQMAREVKAVIVTRGGKGSTIYTEGKEIEIPLAPAEKLADPTGCGDAYRGGLLYGLQNGLDWEVTGRIASLMGAIKIEHTGTQNHAISRADFDARFKEVFGFAI encoded by the coding sequence ATGTCAGCACTGATTTGTGGTTCGATGGCCTTCGACACCATCATGGTATTTCAGGATCAATTCAAGAATCACATTCTGCCCGATCAGGTTCATATCCTTAACGTGTCATTCCTGGTGCCCGAGATGCGCCGCAATTTTGGCGGCTGCGCGGGAAATATTGCCTATAACTTGAAGCTTCTGGGTGGTGACGGGCTGCCGATGGGAACCGTCGGGGTCGACTTTGCGCCCTATGCCGCCTGGTTGGATCAACACGAGATTCGCCGCGACGCCTTGCAGGAGGTCGCCGACAGCTACACGGCACAGGCCTATATCACGACCGACCAGGACGACAACCAGATCACCGCATTTCACCCTGGCGCGATGAACTTCGCCCACCAGAACCGGGTCGCGGACATTGCCGGGGTCACGATCGGCATGGTGTCGCCCGATGGCCGCCAGGGCATGATCGAACACGCCGAGCAGTTTGCCGCCGCCGGTATCCCCTTCATTTTCGATCCCGGCCAGGGCATGCCGATGTTCGACGGCGACGACCTGAACCGGTTCGTGTCGCAAGCCAGTTGGCTGGCCTTCAACGATTACGAGGCCAAACTGATGACTGAGCGCACCGGCAAATCGCCGCAGCAAATGGCGCGCGAAGTGAAAGCGGTTATCGTGACGCGCGGCGGCAAAGGCTCGACGATCTACACCGAAGGCAAAGAGATCGAGATTCCCCTGGCGCCGGCCGAGAAGCTGGCTGATCCGACGGGATGCGGCGACGCCTATCGCGGCGGGCTGTTGTATGGCCTGCAGAACGGCCTGGATTGGGAGGTCACCGGGCGTATTGCTTCGCTGATGGGGGCGATCAAGATCGAACATACCGGCACCCAGAACCATGCCATCAGTCGCGCCGATTTCGACGCGCGATTCAAGGAGGTATTCGGTTTCGCGATCTAG
- a CDS encoding SoxXA-binding protein — protein sequence MVPYAEFFGRAYLAPAGQAPRCNCKHQNNTELLEEPMLTKKIALALLIGGLSMSGGVLAADKAAADSAIAAAKSAQKAAAEAGGEWRDTGKIIEKAEKAAADGNFGTAMKLAEQAKDQGMLGKEQASAQQNVGNPEYLYN from the coding sequence ATGGTACCGTATGCGGAGTTTTTTGGCCGGGCTTATCTGGCGCCGGCCGGGCAGGCACCTAGGTGCAACTGCAAACATCAAAACAATACAGAGTTACTGGAGGAACCCATGCTGACGAAAAAAATCGCGTTGGCTTTGCTGATTGGTGGCTTGAGCATGAGCGGCGGTGTGTTGGCCGCTGACAAGGCCGCTGCCGATTCTGCGATCGCGGCTGCCAAGTCCGCGCAAAAAGCGGCTGCCGAAGCCGGTGGTGAGTGGCGAGATACCGGAAAGATCATCGAGAAGGCCGAAAAAGCCGCTGCCGATGGCAACTTCGGCACCGCCATGAAGCTGGCCGAACAGGCAAAAGATCAAGGTATGCTGGGCAAAGAACAGGCATCGGCCCAACAGAACGTCGGCAATCCCGAATACCTTTACAACTGA
- a CDS encoding diacylglycerol kinase codes for MSEFNETTGLTRLFRAFGYSLQGFRACYQYEAAFRQEVLVALFVVPLGFWLGEGGVEKALLVGSWLIVMIVELLNSAVEATVDRFGPEHHKLSGRAKDIGSAAVFLSISFAVMVWALILLPRYL; via the coding sequence ATGTCTGAATTCAACGAAACGACGGGGCTGACGCGCCTCTTTCGCGCGTTCGGTTATTCGTTGCAGGGGTTTCGCGCCTGCTATCAGTACGAAGCGGCGTTCCGCCAGGAAGTACTCGTCGCGCTGTTCGTGGTGCCCTTGGGATTCTGGTTGGGCGAAGGCGGCGTCGAGAAAGCGTTGCTGGTCGGCAGCTGGTTGATCGTCATGATCGTCGAACTGCTGAACTCGGCAGTGGAGGCCACTGTCGATCGCTTCGGGCCCGAGCATCACAAACTATCGGGCCGCGCCAAGGATATCGGCTCCGCGGCCGTGTTTCTGTCCATCAGCTTCGCGGTCATGGTCTGGGCGCTGATCCTGTTGCCGCGTTATCTGTAG
- the gcvPB gene encoding aminomethyl-transferring glycine dehydrogenase subunit GcvPB, which yields MLIYEQSKSGRRAFAQAPKDKPALSGIPAGMQRKQPPALPEVSEMQAVRHYTRLSQKNFSIDTEFYPLGSCTMKYNPRACNSLAMLPGLLGRHPHAPDSHSQGFLGCMYELQEMLKDVTGMKQVSLVPAAGAQGEFAGVAMIRAYHDARGDAERSEIIVPDAAHGTNPATAVMCGYKVREIPTLDDGDVDVEALKAALGPQTAGIMLTNPSTVGVFERRITEIAKLVHEAGGLLYYDGANLNAILGKVRPGDMGFDVIHMNLHKTFSTPHGGGGPGAGPVGVSERLVPFLPVPMVGFDGSDYHWITEKDRPQTIGKLSAFAGNAGVLLRAYVYARMLGREGMVRVSEYSTLNANYLAKRLSDAGFKLAYPQRRATHEFIVTLKKQAKELDVTAMDFAKRLLDYGFHAPTTYFPLLVPECFLIEPTETEDMTALDGFVEAMVKIQDEAQNAPDTVKSAPHTLPVRRLDDVRAARELDLRWQTD from the coding sequence ATGTTGATCTACGAGCAATCCAAGAGCGGCCGTCGGGCATTCGCCCAGGCGCCGAAAGACAAACCAGCGTTGAGCGGGATTCCCGCCGGCATGCAGCGCAAGCAGCCCCCGGCACTGCCGGAGGTATCGGAGATGCAGGCGGTACGGCATTACACGCGGCTGTCGCAGAAGAACTTTTCGATCGACACTGAGTTCTATCCGCTGGGTTCGTGCACGATGAAGTACAACCCGCGAGCCTGTAACTCGCTGGCGATGCTGCCGGGATTGTTGGGACGTCATCCGCATGCCCCCGATTCGCATAGCCAGGGATTCCTGGGCTGCATGTACGAGCTGCAGGAAATGCTCAAAGACGTCACCGGTATGAAGCAGGTGTCGCTCGTGCCGGCGGCTGGTGCGCAGGGTGAGTTTGCCGGCGTAGCCATGATCCGCGCCTATCACGATGCGCGCGGTGACGCCGAGCGCAGCGAGATCATCGTGCCGGATGCAGCGCACGGTACCAATCCGGCAACCGCGGTGATGTGTGGTTACAAGGTGCGTGAGATACCGACGCTGGATGACGGCGATGTCGATGTCGAGGCCTTGAAGGCGGCCCTTGGTCCGCAAACGGCCGGCATCATGCTGACCAACCCTTCGACTGTCGGTGTGTTCGAACGCCGTATCACCGAGATCGCCAAACTCGTTCACGAAGCCGGCGGTCTGCTTTACTACGACGGCGCGAATCTCAACGCGATTCTCGGCAAGGTGCGTCCGGGTGACATGGGTTTCGATGTCATCCATATGAACCTGCACAAGACGTTCTCGACGCCGCACGGCGGTGGCGGCCCCGGTGCCGGCCCGGTCGGTGTCAGTGAGCGTTTGGTGCCGTTCCTGCCGGTTCCAATGGTTGGTTTCGATGGCAGCGACTACCACTGGATTACCGAAAAAGACCGTCCGCAAACGATCGGCAAGCTCTCGGCTTTCGCGGGCAACGCGGGCGTGCTGCTGCGTGCCTATGTCTATGCACGCATGTTGGGCCGCGAGGGCATGGTGCGCGTATCCGAATACTCGACACTCAACGCCAACTATCTTGCCAAGCGTTTGTCCGACGCCGGCTTCAAACTCGCCTATCCGCAGCGGCGTGCGACGCATGAGTTCATCGTTACCTTGAAAAAGCAGGCGAAGGAACTGGACGTCACGGCCATGGATTTCGCCAAGCGCCTGCTCGATTACGGGTTTCACGCGCCGACCACGTACTTTCCATTGCTCGTGCCTGAGTGTTTCCTGATCGAACCCACCGAAACGGAAGACATGACGGCGCTCGACGGTTTCGTCGAGGCCATGGTGAAGATTCAAGACGAGGCGCAGAACGCGCCCGATACGGTCAAGTCAGCGCCGCATACCCTGCCGGTTCGTCGGTTGGACGATGTGCGGGCCGCGCGCGAACTCGATCTTCGCTGGCAGACGGATTGA
- the tpx gene encoding thiol peroxidase: MAQITLHGSPINTNGDLPAVGSTAPDFRLVDGELKEVRLSDFAGKKKILSIVPSLDTPVCATSTKVFNERLGGRDDVVVLVISADLPFAQGRFCQAEGTADVKTLSMMRSRNFAKDYGVLIEDGPLAGITARAAMTLDADNKVLHAQMVGEIGEEPDYDAAISALG; this comes from the coding sequence ATGGCACAGATAACCTTGCACGGATCCCCGATCAACACCAATGGTGATCTGCCCGCCGTCGGCAGCACCGCACCGGATTTCCGCCTCGTCGACGGCGAGTTGAAGGAGGTACGCCTCAGCGATTTCGCCGGTAAGAAGAAGATACTGAGTATCGTACCGAGCCTGGATACACCCGTTTGTGCGACCTCGACCAAGGTGTTCAATGAGCGCCTGGGCGGGCGCGACGACGTGGTCGTGTTGGTGATCTCGGCCGACCTGCCGTTCGCCCAGGGCCGCTTCTGCCAGGCCGAAGGCACGGCCGACGTCAAGACGCTGTCGATGATGCGCTCGCGCAACTTCGCAAAGGACTATGGCGTACTGATCGAAGATGGCCCCTTGGCCGGCATCACCGCACGCGCCGCGATGACCCTCGATGCAGACAACAAGGTGTTGCATGCGCAGATGGTCGGCGAGATCGGTGAAGAGCCCGACTACGATGCTGCGATCTCGGCCCTCGGCTAA